The Gloeothece verrucosa PCC 7822 genomic interval CATCGACAACTATTTCTGTATTCTTTTTTTGTCTCTCTCCTGTCGGGATCTTCTACTTCTTTGGCATAAGTGCCACCCCATTTAATCCAAGTTGCCTTACTACCTTTTTTAATTAGCCAGTTAAGTTCTTTAGCTTGTTGAAAAGTAATAAAAAATGGATATTCCCAGTTGTTGATGACTAAATCGATTTGGCATAAAATAGGATTAATCCCGCGATAGATATGCTTGGTCAAAAAGTTCTGAAACGGACTGCTATACCAAGGCTGTGACCAGGGGGTGACTCCCTTTTCAATTAAAGTAATGAGCTTATCGGTTATTAATTGGTTTTTATCTGTAGCCGTTGCTGTAACCATGTTACCTCCATCAAATAACAAAATTTATCCTCGAATGTGAGGATTAATAAATTAAGCCTGATTCAAAAGTTAAATTACTTTTGAATCACTAAAATTCTTGTACTTACTCCAGTTGACCTGCTACTATTAAGAAAACTTCCTTTTGGCAAAGCCTCATTGAAAACACATTTATCATCAAGCCACTCTCTGAACTCTTGATATATTTTGTTTTTACGAAATGTTATTGATTCTGGTACAATGCTTATTAGTCGTCCGTCATCTTTTAAACAGGAATAGGCGTGATAAATATGTTTTATTTCTTCCCCTGAGAAAGGCGGATTCATCAAAATACGGTTAAATTTTTCTTTAACCGTAAAGCAATCAGCAGCAATTACATTGAACCCTTTTAATGTTAGTATTTGTCTAAGGGTTGGGTTAATTTCGGATACAGTTAAATCGACATCAACAGATTCTTTTATTGTTTCAACAATTTGTCCATTACCAGCCCCAGGTTCCCATACTTTCATTTGGGGTTCAAGACAAGCTAACTGTACCATTTGCTTACAAATATTATCAGGAGTCGGGAAATAACCAGGAATATCATACCCAATTAGGCTATGTTCAAGTTGCCTGATTTGTACGGCTATAGGGTCTTCTTTAACCGGTGGCGATAATTCTTTGATGGCTGCGATTGCACTGTTTAATTGATTAATATTGGTAATATTAGCCTGTATTAATCGCTTACGATAATCGGCATACCATTCATCACAAAAAACTTCCTCAAGATTTTTGTGATTCCATTTTTCGTTACCGAATGACCATAAAACTTCGACTTGAGCAACAGTATTGATGCTACTTAAAATTTGTGGTAGCTTTCCTTTTAAGAGAGCATCAGCAATAGCATAAAGATAACTTTGTATGCCCTGAAGTTTTAACGCATCCTGTCGCATTGATGCTACTATATTAGCCCTACGTCGGGTTACTCGTTGAGATGCGATTGCAGGGTTTAATTTGTCATCAATTTTACGCTGTAGATTATCAGCTAATTTCCTTAATTTATTGATTTTTGGGACATTGACAGTGCTTGAGGGTTTATAATTGGAATCGGGAATTAAATCAAAGAGCGATAGTTGATACATAATTGATTCTGTTATTCTAGATAGAAGGCAAAAATCATTTGAGCTATATTAGATAACTCAAATGTTCGGAGATTATGAGATTAATCAAGAAATCCTTAAATGCTGACCCCAAAAATTTGGGGTGTTATATAAGAATAGCCATCAGTTTTTTTCGTTTAACTGATGGCTTTAAAAGGAACGGGAGGATATGTAAAATAGAAATCGGCTGAGGTTAGAGTCGAAAATCATTTGATGTGCTGACTTTTTTTATAAATAAATTGCACATCAGGAGCCGCAGCGCGGCTTCAAGGGTTTCTTTCAATCGCAGCTATTATTTGATTGTATATTTGAGGAGATAAATCTTGATTTTTTACTTTTTCTTCCAATAGTGCTAGAACTTGTTGTAATTCGTGATTATCCAGTTTTACAGGGTTGTTGGGGTTTTTGGGAATTTCCCAAATCAGTTGAGGATCATTGGCAACTTGTATTAATCGATTGGCAAAAAATTTGAAAAATTTTTTTTCATCAGTTTCTTTTTGAGATTGAAATTAATGATTTTGGGTTTTCTTTTTTTATCCACGTTATTCATCTGGAGAGTTTTACGTAATACCAAAGTGTACGATCACTTACCCCTGAACCCTTGAATGATGCCCATTTATAGTAACATTCGCCGGGTTGATATTTAGCTGATAATTGGCTCCATCTATCCCAGTCATCTAGCAGAGAAAACGATATAAAATGAAGACTCATGCCGATGCGAATCCAACTATCATAGTCATCAGCAAAATTGGCATGAATTAATGATAGTGCCGACTTAGCCGCTTCTATGGTGGTTGCTCTATCATGTCGTACTTCCCTTATCAAGGGAGCTTTTGTAATCGGCTGAATCTTTTTTGTCCGTTTCGGGGATTGGGCAAGATCTATTATTTGTTCTGGTATGATCGCCACCTCCATTTCATCAGGACGACAACCACCGAGCCAAAAATACTGGCCAGTTACTGGATGCGGGGATGGCGGCAAAACCGATTGCTGACCGGTTGCACGAATCTCTAAGGCTTCTCCTGGTCCTGTTATCCTCTTGAATGGTTTGATACTATGACCAGGAGGCAGCTTAAATAAATACTGACAACGCCCAGGACGACCAGAGGTGAATGCTATTGTTGGGGGTAAGCGTGGCAATAGTTCTTGGATAAAAGATTGAGCCGAATAACCATCAACGTCCAGGGCTACAAGGAATTCTTTTGAATTGTGCCCCAGTAAGATCCCAATACCTGGAGGCCGAATCGGATAGCGTTGATAGTATTTGTTGAGAACGACTAGGTAGCCGCGTCCGGTTAGGTTCGTTATTAATTGATCACGGGTGAAGGGATGATTTTGCCATTGGTGTCCTATGGGTTGTTTGTTGCGGTTTACGGGAATGAGAGGCCAATGAGGAGGGAGGATGGAAAGATAGTGGATGAACGATTGAGGTTCAGGAATGGTTACAGCATACATTAAACACATCGAAATTAGTTTCAAAGGAATAGCGAAGCTACTCCAAGGTCATTGATTGATCATGCTTAGGTAATAATTACTAAAA includes:
- a CDS encoding DNA methyltransferase; amino-acid sequence: MYQLSLFDLIPDSNYKPSSTVNVPKINKLRKLADNLQRKIDDKLNPAIASQRVTRRRANIVASMRQDALKLQGIQSYLYAIADALLKGKLPQILSSINTVAQVEVLWSFGNEKWNHKNLEEVFCDEWYADYRKRLIQANITNINQLNSAIAAIKELSPPVKEDPIAVQIRQLEHSLIGYDIPGYFPTPDNICKQMVQLACLEPQMKVWEPGAGNGQIVETIKESVDVDLTVSEINPTLRQILTLKGFNVIAADCFTVKEKFNRILMNPPFSGEEIKHIYHAYSCLKDDGRLISIVPESITFRKNKIYQEFREWLDDKCVFNEALPKGSFLNSSRSTGVSTRILVIQK
- a CDS encoding bifunctional DNA primase/polymerase; translated protein: MYAVTIPEPQSFIHYLSILPPHWPLIPVNRNKQPIGHQWQNHPFTRDQLITNLTGRGYLVVLNKYYQRYPIRPPGIGILLGHNSKEFLVALDVDGYSAQSFIQELLPRLPPTIAFTSGRPGRCQYLFKLPPGHSIKPFKRITGPGEALEIRATGQQSVLPPSPHPVTGQYFWLGGCRPDEMEVAIIPEQIIDLAQSPKRTKKIQPITKAPLIREVRHDRATTIEAAKSALSLIHANFADDYDSWIRIGMSLHFISFSLLDDWDRWSQLSAKYQPGECYYKWASFKGSGVSDRTLWYYVKLSR